From a region of the Xanthomonas rydalmerensis genome:
- a CDS encoding copper homeostasis protein CutC, whose protein sequence is MGLEVAADAIGSALAAQDGGAMRVELCGGLDGGGLTPSFGTLAAVRDRLRIPLYVLIRPRVGDFVFDAAEVEAMRRDVEQCVRLGCDGVVLGALTADGEVDRVTMRELIAAAGSLGVTFHRAFDVSTDPRRALEDVIALGCERVLTSGARETAEEGADLIAALVQQAGARLSVMPGSGVTEANLAQLRARTGAREFHGSARGPLASRALAPNPHVRSLGGDRMQTDVARVRRMVALLAE, encoded by the coding sequence ATGGGGCTGGAAGTGGCCGCCGATGCGATCGGCTCGGCGCTCGCTGCGCAGGACGGCGGGGCGATGCGGGTGGAGCTGTGCGGCGGCCTGGATGGCGGCGGGCTGACGCCGTCGTTCGGCACGCTGGCGGCGGTGCGCGATCGGTTGCGCATTCCGCTGTACGTGCTGATCCGTCCACGTGTCGGTGATTTTGTGTTCGACGCCGCGGAGGTGGAGGCAATGCGTCGCGACGTGGAGCAGTGCGTGCGGTTGGGTTGCGACGGCGTGGTGCTCGGTGCGCTGACCGCGGACGGCGAGGTGGATAGGGTGACGATGCGCGAGTTGATCGCTGCGGCCGGTTCGCTCGGCGTCACCTTCCATCGCGCCTTCGATGTCAGTACCGATCCGCGGCGTGCCTTGGAAGACGTGATCGCGCTGGGTTGCGAGCGCGTGCTGACCTCCGGTGCACGCGAGACCGCGGAAGAGGGCGCCGACCTGATCGCCGCGTTGGTGCAGCAGGCCGGCGCGCGCTTGAGCGTGATGCCGGGGTCTGGCGTCACCGAGGCCAACCTGGCGCAGTTGCGTGCGCGGACCGGAGCGCGCGAGTTCCATGGGTCGGCGCGTGGGCCGCTGGCGTCGCGGGCGCTGGCGCCGAATCCGCACGTGCGCAGCCTGGGCGGCGACCGCATGCAGACCGATGTGGCGCGGGTGCGGCGGATGGTGGCGTTGTTGGCGGAGTAG
- a CDS encoding sialidase family protein translates to MMSPSLFPLLSLFAVRAIAGPAAAAPPPVPPSPIVYSEFVNAQAPTAQCHASTLVETRDGLLAAWFGGRHEGADDVAIWVARRGAKGWQPAQRVADGTQPQGKPLPTWNPVLFQPAQGPLRLFYKVGPDPKRWWGMQTTSSDGGHHWSTPERLPAGILGPIKNKPVQLPGGRILSPSSSEDAGWVAHMEWSDDNGAHWTRGPAMNDPARIGAIQPSVLLHKDGRLQAVGRSQQNHVFSTWSRDQGRTWEPMTLLDLANPNSGTDAVVLADGRSLLVYNPTEAGKDWWDGRGVLAVALSDDGLHWTRVLTLEDSPKDEFSYPAVIQTRDGQVHISYTWKRTRIKHVVLDPKRLGSGEAEATGKTRAALR, encoded by the coding sequence ATGATGTCGCCTTCGCTGTTTCCGCTGCTGTCATTGTTCGCCGTGCGCGCCATCGCCGGCCCGGCCGCCGCCGCCCCGCCGCCGGTGCCGCCCTCGCCCATCGTCTACAGCGAATTCGTCAACGCGCAGGCGCCGACCGCGCAATGCCACGCCTCCACCCTGGTGGAAACCCGCGACGGCCTGCTCGCAGCCTGGTTCGGCGGCCGCCACGAGGGCGCCGACGACGTCGCCATCTGGGTGGCGCGCCGTGGCGCAAAGGGCTGGCAACCGGCGCAGCGCGTGGCCGACGGCACGCAGCCGCAAGGCAAGCCATTGCCGACCTGGAATCCGGTGCTGTTCCAGCCCGCGCAAGGGCCGCTGCGGCTGTTCTACAAGGTGGGCCCCGACCCGAAGCGCTGGTGGGGCATGCAGACCACTTCCAGCGACGGCGGCCATCACTGGTCCACACCCGAGCGCCTGCCCGCCGGCATCCTCGGCCCGATCAAGAACAAGCCGGTGCAGTTGCCCGGCGGCCGCATCCTCAGCCCCAGCAGCAGCGAGGACGCCGGTTGGGTCGCGCACATGGAATGGTCCGACGACAACGGCGCGCACTGGACCCGCGGCCCGGCGATGAACGACCCGGCCAGGATCGGTGCCATCCAGCCCAGCGTGTTGCTGCACAAGGACGGCCGCCTGCAGGCGGTGGGCCGCAGCCAGCAGAACCACGTGTTCAGCACCTGGTCGCGCGACCAGGGCCGCACCTGGGAACCGATGACCCTGCTGGACCTCGCCAACCCCAATTCCGGCACCGACGCGGTGGTGCTGGCCGACGGCCGCTCCCTGCTCGTCTACAACCCCACCGAGGCAGGCAAGGACTGGTGGGACGGCCGCGGCGTGCTCGCCGTCGCCCTGTCCGACGACGGCCTGCACTGGACCCGCGTACTGACCCTGGAAGACAGCCCCAAGGACGAGTTCTCCTACCCCGCGGTGATCCAGACCCGCGACGGCCAAGTGCACATCAGCTACACCTGGAAGCGCACGCGCATCAAGCATGTGGTGCTGGATCCGAAGCGGCTGGGCAGCGGAGAGGCGGAGGCAACCGGGAAGACCAGGGCAGCGTTGCGCTGA